From Scomber scombrus chromosome 21, fScoSco1.1, whole genome shotgun sequence, one genomic window encodes:
- the LOC134003129 gene encoding 5-hydroxytryptamine receptor 3A-like: MLAGLFSLLLFTDGVYSERNCSYQDVLTHLNLTQNNELYSMTRPVKNYKQPTRVSLEVALYAILDVVEKEQKFIPYVWTVMRWHNEYISWDPKEFCGIDNVSLPTNILWQPDLTIEEMTEKDKAPPSPFLSINDKGYVEVQNDQVLVSTCRMHIYNFPFDIQSCNLSFKSVIHTVRDIRLHPSDNSSEATEWSREVMRTQYEWLFINMTVTNHNASDLLGQDMIVYTVLASLIISQITMKRRPLLYIINFLLPVLFFLCLDLSSFLISDNGGEKLSFKVTVLLAVTVLQLILNEILPASSNRIPLIAAYCIGIFALMLLSLVETIFVMYLMEKDQASQDKKADRDQCLSEDCGEKQGKVHFNNFKRDVRKWAKCTSVYDVSAGEAPCERLPVANEVRGDSSKQTEEYHNLEKLSDELREMEKTLILLLNSRKENGECGYWTRVAKRA, encoded by the exons ATGCTTGCTGGTCTCTTTTCGCTTCTCCTCTTCACAG ATGGAGTGTATTCTGAGCGTAACTGCAGTTATCAGGATGTTTTAACACACCTGAACCTCacccaaaacaatgagctgtaCTCGATGACTCGGCCtgttaaaaactacaaacagCCCACTCGAGTATCCCTTGAAGTAGCGCTGTATGCCATTCTGGATGTG gttgaGAAAGAGCAGAAATTCATCCCCTATGTCTGGACTGTAATG AGGTGGcacaatgaatacatttcctGGGATCCAAAGGAGTTTTGTGGAATTGATAATGTCTCTCTTCCTACTAACATTTTGTGGCAGCCAGATCTCACTATTGAAGAGAT GACGGAGAAGGACAAAGCCCCTCCAAGTCCTTTTCTCAGCATAAATGACAAGGGTTATGTTGAAGTTCAGAACGACCAGGTGTTGGTCAGCACCTGCAGGATGCACATTTATAACTTCCCCTTCGACATTCAGAGTTGCAACCTCTCTTTCAAGTCTGTCATACACACTG TTAGGGACATTCGGCTCCATCCGAGCGACAACTCGTCAGAGGCCACAGAGTGGTCTCGTGAGGTGATGCGGACTCAGTACGAATGGCTGTTCATCAACATGACAGTCACCAACCACAATGCCAGCGATTTACTTGGCCAAGACATGATCGTTTACACTGTAC TTGCTTCTCTTATCATTTCACAGATCACAATGAAGAGGCGACCACTCCTCTACATCATTAACTTCTTGCTGCCCGTTCTGTTCTTCTTGTGTCTTGACTTGTCCTCCTTCCTGATCTCAGACAATGGGGGTGAGAAACTGAGCTTCAAGGTGACTGTGCTGCTCGCTGTCACTGTGTTGCAGCTTATTCTCAATGAAATTCTGCCTGCCTCATCAAACAGGATCCCACTTATAG CGGCCTACTGCATTGGGATTTTTGCTCTGATGTTGCTCAGCCTCGTGGAGACAATTTTTGTGATGTATCTGATGGAGAAAGACCAAGCATCTCAAGATAAGAAAGCAGACAGAGACCAATGCCTGAGTGAGGACTGTGGGGAAAAACAGGGCAAGGTCCACTTCAACAACTTTAAACGAG atgTGCGCAAATGGGCTAAATGTACGTCTGTCTATGATGTGTCTGCCGGTGAAGCTCCATGTGAACGGCTGCCTGTGGCCAATGAGGTTAGA GGTGACAGCAGCAAACAAACAGAGGAGTATCACAACTTGGAGAAGCTCTCAGATGAGCTGAGGGAGATGGAGAAAACACTGATTCTGCTCCTCAACAGCCGAAAGGAAAATGGCGAATGTGGCTACTGGACCAGAGTGGCTAAAAGA GCATAA
- the LOC134003130 gene encoding 5-hydroxytryptamine receptor 3A-like has translation MRVAVVVLLFLTDGALCKKVCSYQDVVDYLNLTRDNSVYKLTRPVLDYTHPTTVELDILLYAILAVIEKTQTFIPFIWATMMWNNERISWDPAQFCGITKISVPRDMLWKPDLFIYEMIQKDDSPQNPYMIVSYDGTVISEEDMKVVSTCKMDVHKFPFDTQKCNISVGSAVHSVDELRIYPSSNSSRATQFSREVMKTQGEWEFLHLSVASYNFTFDSKQWEQLIYTFTMKRRPLLHVINFLLPILFFLCLDLASYFISDHRGEKLGFKVTVLLAISVLLLILNDILPSMSNKTPLIATYCIVIFALMLLSLLETIFVTYLMEKDSQSKLRIGDDWEDKQEKVKIDNSNTEDKRPTGCSCICKVPDGEKQHELLPVAEEVDSIMQTGESHVLLLILEELKELQKTANLHVSCREEARRSYHWATRINRAFFIFYLVVVSTFLSLIFMEWNS, from the exons ATGCGTGTCGCTGTCGTCGTCCTGCTCTTCCTCACAG ATGGGGCGCTCTGTAAAAAAGTGTGCAGCTACCAGGACGTTGTGGACTACCTGAACCTGACCAGAGATAACAGTGTGTATAAACTGACCCGGCCCGTTCTTGATTACACACACCCCACCACAGTGGAGCTGGACATCCTCCTCTACGCCATCTTGGCCGTG ATTGAGAAAACGCAGACATTCATTCCTTTCATCTGGGCAACAATG ATGTGGAACAATGAGCGCATCTCGTGGGACCCCGCTCAGTTTTGTGGAATCACTAAGATTTCGGTTCCTCGTGACATGCTCTGGAAACCAGACCTCTTCATCTATGAGAT GATACAGAAGGACGACTCCCCTCAGAATCCCTACATGATCGTGTCCTACGATGGGACGGTCATCTCAGAAGAGGACATGAAGGTGGTCAGCACCTGTAAGATGGATGTCCACAAGTTCCCCTTCGACACACAGAAATGCAACATCTCGGTTGGCTCTGCTGTTCATTCTG TTGATGAACTTCGCATCTACCCTTCTTCCAACTCATCTCGGGCCACGCAGTTCTCCAGGGAGGTGATGAAGACTCAAGGAGAGTGGGAGttcctccatctgtccgtcGCCAGCTACAATTTCACCTTCGACAGCAAACAGTGGGAACAGCTCATATACACA TTCACCATGAAGAGGAGACCCCTCCTCCATGTCATCAACTTCCTGTTGCCCATCCTGTTCTTCCTGTGTCTGGACTTGGCCTCCTACTTCATCTCCGACCATCGAGGAGAGAAGCTGGGCTTCAAAGTCACTGTACTGCTGGCCATCTCCGTGCTGCTGCTCATCCTAAACGACATCCTGCCCTCCATGTCCAACAAGACCCCGCTCATAG cAACCTACTGCATTGTGATTTTTGCTCTGATGCTGCTCAGTCTGCTGGAGACAATCTTCGTAACGTATCTTATGGAGAAAGACTCCCAGTCGAAGCTCAGGATTGGGGACGACTGGGAGGacaaacaggaaaaagtcaaaattgatAACTCTAACACAG agGATAAAAGACCGACTGGCTGTTCCTGCATCTGCAAAGTGCCCGACGGTGAGAAACAACATGAACTGCTGCCTGTGGCTGAAGAG gtggacAGCATCATGCAGACAGGTGAGTCTCATGTGTTACTGCTGATCCTGGAGGAGCTGAAGGAGCTGCAGAAAACTGCGAATCTGCACGtcagctgcagagaggaggcAAGGAGGTCTTACCACTGGGCCACAAGAATCAACAGagctttctttattttctacTTGGTCGTCGTCTCAACTTTTCTATCCCTCATCTTCATGGAGTGGAACAGTTAA